The Falsibacillus pallidus genome has a window encoding:
- a CDS encoding WecB/TagA/CpsF family glycosyltransferase encodes MEKEQYFGVNVSPLNYEEIIQDLKTRIALREKSTIIAVNPEKVMAAEKNAELMELINSSTYQIPDGVGILLASKLKKGSIRSRVTGVDMMDRLLKFAADEGHGVFLYGAKEEVVQKAAENIKAKYPAIHISGTQNGYEKDAGKVVEKINAAKPDLLFVAMGSPRQELWIREHMNHLHPVVFQGVGGSFDVFAGHVQRAPEFYRKLGLEWLYRLMKEPSRLKRQMALPKFLMRVLFSK; translated from the coding sequence ATGGAAAAAGAACAGTATTTTGGTGTTAACGTATCGCCATTAAACTATGAAGAAATCATCCAGGATTTAAAAACAAGAATCGCCTTAAGAGAAAAATCAACGATCATCGCAGTGAATCCGGAAAAGGTAATGGCTGCAGAGAAAAACGCCGAACTGATGGAATTAATCAACTCTTCCACTTACCAAATTCCTGATGGAGTCGGGATCCTTCTGGCTTCCAAGCTGAAGAAGGGGAGCATCCGTTCAAGGGTGACCGGCGTCGATATGATGGACAGACTGCTGAAATTCGCAGCCGATGAAGGGCATGGTGTGTTCTTATATGGTGCGAAAGAAGAAGTGGTCCAGAAGGCAGCGGAGAATATCAAAGCAAAGTATCCTGCCATCCACATTTCCGGCACGCAGAATGGCTATGAAAAAGATGCGGGTAAAGTTGTAGAGAAAATAAACGCAGCGAAGCCCGATCTACTCTTTGTAGCTATGGGAAGCCCGCGTCAGGAGCTTTGGATCCGTGAGCATATGAACCATCTGCACCCTGTTGTTTTCCAAGGGGTAGGCGGAAGCTTCGATGTATTTGCGGGGCATGTCCAAAGGGCGCCGGAATTCTACCGGAAGCTCGGCCTGGAATGGTTATATCGATTGATGAAAGAACCGAGCCGATTGAAAAGGCAGATGGCGCTGCCTAAGTTTCTCATGAGAGTTTTGTTTTCAAAGTGA
- the csaB gene encoding polysaccharide pyruvyl transferase CsaB, with protein MKFVISGFYGLGNTGDEAILEAIIDNLRDEFNNPDITVFSLSPEQTAKEHHVKSVYRAWRHDNKGKIKALKEADLLISGGGGLLQDAYPTKFLFGPLPYYLLIVLLAKLCGTKVMFFSQGIGPVTSTWGKILMKMANMADFITVRDQYSKDLVQKLGVSKPETVVTSDIVFAFKAKPDDSCIKTLPLTGSEELVAVSVRPWFEKVKQFEQVAQVLDYLIEEKNVTPVFVPMEGHHDKTASEKVMAHMKHADKCLMLGTDFTPNQYLNFIGNCSLTIGMRLHALIFSTLMGVPHIGLSYDKKVESLLKRSGMWNYSAVLEEINVDDMKKNAVSLLDHHEENVQIVKSNAAAMRSEALRNIGLLKEKFVK; from the coding sequence TTGAAATTTGTTATTTCTGGCTTTTATGGATTAGGAAACACTGGAGACGAAGCAATCCTGGAAGCAATTATCGATAATTTACGAGATGAATTCAACAACCCAGATATTACCGTTTTTTCTCTTTCGCCAGAGCAAACGGCAAAAGAACACCATGTCAAATCCGTATACCGCGCATGGAGACATGATAATAAAGGAAAGATTAAGGCATTAAAAGAGGCCGATCTCCTCATAAGCGGCGGCGGCGGGCTATTACAGGATGCCTATCCGACCAAATTTTTATTCGGACCGCTTCCTTATTATTTACTAATTGTCCTGTTGGCAAAACTTTGCGGAACAAAAGTCATGTTTTTCTCCCAAGGGATAGGACCTGTGACCTCTACATGGGGCAAAATACTGATGAAAATGGCCAATATGGCTGACTTCATCACTGTACGCGACCAATACTCAAAGGATTTGGTTCAAAAGCTGGGTGTATCGAAACCTGAAACGGTTGTGACATCAGACATCGTTTTCGCATTTAAAGCAAAGCCGGATGATTCTTGCATCAAAACACTTCCGCTTACTGGCAGTGAAGAGCTTGTAGCTGTATCCGTCCGTCCTTGGTTTGAAAAAGTGAAGCAGTTCGAACAGGTCGCACAAGTATTAGATTATTTAATAGAAGAAAAAAATGTGACACCTGTTTTTGTTCCGATGGAAGGCCATCATGACAAAACGGCCAGTGAAAAGGTCATGGCACATATGAAGCATGCTGATAAATGCTTGATGCTCGGCACAGATTTTACGCCGAATCAATACTTGAACTTCATCGGCAATTGCAGCCTTACAATCGGCATGAGGCTGCATGCTCTTATCTTCTCTACTTTGATGGGCGTTCCTCATATAGGTTTAAGCTATGATAAAAAAGTGGAAAGCTTATTAAAGAGAAGCGGCATGTGGAACTATTCTGCCGTTTTGGAAGAAATCAACGTAGATGACATGAAAAAAAATGCCGTGTCACTGCTTGATCACCACGAAGAAAATGTACAGATCGTTAAGTCAAATGCAGCAGCTATGAGAAGCGAAGCATTACGCAATATCGGTTTATTAAAAGAAAAATTCGTAAAATAG
- a CDS encoding nucleotide sugar dehydrogenase, whose amino-acid sequence MKKICVVGLGYIGLPTSAIFAKAGYEVVGVDVNPKVIELLNKGEIHIEEVGLPELVKEVVANGKLRGAVSPEKADAFIIAVPTPIHDDYTANVDYVVNATKAILPYLEKGNVVIVESTIPPRTMDDVVAPIIREHGMDPYQDVYLAHCPERVLPGRILIELIENTRIVGGVTPEASKQAGDVYRAVVTGDVIETEAVTAEMSKLMENTFRDVNIALANELVKISSKLGVNAHNVIELANKHPRVNIHQPGPGVGGHCLAVDPYFIIEKAVDESPLIQTSRKINNSMPDFVISQVDRLTCELGNPKVAVFGLTYKGNIDDVRESPALDIAKELVGNSRYNVSVYDPHVRDEQVSFKLDTFEDAIDGAHLVLVLADHNEFKQLDGELLAKKMKTPVMFDTKNCVPELSELLIYRIGDLTNLKAIQE is encoded by the coding sequence ATGAAGAAAATTTGTGTGGTGGGACTGGGCTATATCGGCTTGCCTACTTCAGCTATCTTTGCAAAAGCCGGCTATGAAGTAGTCGGAGTAGATGTAAATCCAAAAGTCATTGAACTATTGAATAAAGGTGAAATCCATATAGAGGAAGTCGGTCTTCCTGAACTTGTGAAGGAAGTTGTCGCAAATGGAAAGCTTCGTGGTGCTGTGTCTCCGGAAAAAGCGGATGCATTCATCATTGCCGTTCCGACTCCAATCCATGATGACTACACAGCCAACGTGGATTATGTCGTGAATGCGACAAAAGCGATCCTTCCTTACTTGGAAAAAGGGAACGTGGTCATTGTTGAATCCACGATTCCTCCACGTACAATGGATGACGTGGTTGCACCGATCATCCGCGAACATGGCATGGATCCGTATCAAGATGTCTATTTGGCACACTGCCCTGAGCGTGTCCTTCCTGGCCGCATCTTGATCGAATTGATCGAAAATACACGCATTGTCGGCGGTGTGACGCCTGAAGCTTCCAAGCAGGCAGGGGATGTCTACCGTGCTGTTGTGACTGGCGATGTCATTGAAACAGAAGCGGTCACTGCGGAAATGTCCAAGCTTATGGAGAATACATTCCGTGATGTCAACATTGCGCTTGCGAATGAATTGGTGAAAATTTCAAGCAAGCTAGGCGTCAATGCTCACAATGTCATTGAATTGGCGAATAAGCATCCGCGTGTGAATATCCACCAGCCAGGGCCTGGAGTAGGCGGGCACTGTCTTGCGGTTGATCCTTATTTCATCATTGAAAAAGCAGTTGATGAATCGCCGCTGATCCAAACTTCAAGAAAAATCAATAACTCCATGCCTGATTTTGTCATCAGCCAGGTGGACCGTTTAACTTGTGAACTTGGAAATCCGAAAGTAGCGGTATTTGGATTGACTTATAAAGGAAATATCGACGACGTCCGCGAGAGTCCAGCGCTTGATATCGCAAAAGAATTGGTTGGAAACTCCCGCTACAACGTTAGCGTCTACGACCCGCATGTACGCGATGAACAAGTCTCTTTCAAACTGGATACGTTTGAAGATGCCATCGATGGAGCTCATTTAGTCCTTGTTTTGGCAGACCACAATGAATTTAAACAACTTGATGGCGAACTTCTTGCTAAAAAAATGAAGACGCCAGTGATGTTTGATACAAAAAATTGCGTGCCTGAACTCTCAGAGCTGCTTATTTACCGCATCGGCGATCTAACTAACTTAAAAGCCATCCAAGAGTAG
- a CDS encoding glycosyltransferase, producing MKIVHMISGGETGGSRKHVVTLLSKLPKEDVCLIVFQEGPLAEEARQVGVRVELFKQKSRYDLSILSRLVSFINKEKFDILHTHGPRANFYGTFIKKKLSALWVTTIHSDPKLDFMKSGVKGWLFTKLNLASIRKIDYFFAVSDRFKSNLMEFGIPEEKIQSVYNGIDFSPAIDSQKELRKQLQLTNEVFVLTMVARLHPVKGHEMVFKALKQLHNPKIKLLLVGDGPIRTDLEEKVKEMGLNSQVSFLGFRKDVNAIFSFSDAALLASFSESFPLVLLEAANENVPIITTDVGGVNELITSPEKGWVVPVGDEGEFANAIESAYKDWEIGKLRDKGVNLRQFAQEHFSLDKLASLTWDTYARLLKRKN from the coding sequence ATGAAAATTGTCCATATGATCAGCGGGGGCGAAACAGGCGGCTCAAGGAAGCATGTCGTGACGCTTTTATCCAAGCTTCCAAAGGAAGACGTGTGTCTGATTGTCTTTCAGGAAGGGCCGCTGGCGGAAGAAGCAAGACAAGTTGGAGTACGTGTTGAGTTGTTCAAGCAAAAGTCCCGGTATGATCTAAGTATTCTAAGTCGCCTTGTTTCTTTTATCAATAAAGAGAAATTTGACATTCTTCATACACATGGCCCCCGGGCAAACTTTTATGGGACATTCATAAAGAAGAAGCTTTCTGCTCTTTGGGTGACCACTATCCACAGCGATCCGAAGCTTGATTTCATGAAGTCGGGCGTCAAAGGATGGTTATTCACAAAGCTCAATCTAGCATCCATCCGCAAAATTGACTACTTCTTTGCTGTATCTGACCGTTTTAAGTCAAACTTGATGGAATTCGGCATCCCGGAAGAGAAGATTCAATCCGTCTACAATGGAATTGATTTCTCACCGGCAATTGATTCTCAAAAAGAATTAAGAAAGCAGCTGCAGCTAACGAATGAGGTATTTGTGCTGACAATGGTTGCCCGCCTCCATCCCGTCAAAGGGCACGAAATGGTCTTTAAAGCATTGAAGCAGCTCCATAATCCAAAAATCAAACTGCTTCTTGTCGGGGATGGTCCAATCCGGACAGATCTGGAAGAGAAAGTAAAGGAAATGGGTCTAAACAGCCAGGTTTCTTTCTTAGGTTTCCGAAAAGACGTCAATGCAATATTCTCGTTCTCAGATGCGGCGCTTCTTGCCTCATTCAGTGAAAGCTTTCCATTGGTCCTATTGGAAGCAGCGAACGAAAACGTTCCAATCATCACGACAGATGTCGGCGGTGTAAATGAACTGATAACTTCTCCTGAAAAAGGCTGGGTTGTACCGGTAGGAGATGAAGGGGAATTTGCCAATGCCATCGAATCTGCATACAAAGATTGGGAAATCGGTAAGCTAAGAGACAAAGGAGTAAATCTTCGCCAATTCGCCCAGGAACATTTTTCATTGGACAAGCTCGCATCCTTGACGTGGGATACGTATGCACGCCTCTTGAAAAGAAAAAATTAG
- a CDS encoding glycosyltransferase family 4 protein: protein MKILIATAYDYPHAGGLSTHVTTLKAGLESRGHEVDILSFSNVSPVLRKVYAQGPSFLLNKVKKGKGIVWSHNVRKKMLQALIEKNKHKQYDIINAQDPFTALAAFETGIPTVATVHGYMTFESISKGSMDEGSAEAEYMKEVERKVYKGARAIITVDQRLKEYVKKESGVEATAIRNFIDIHGFKPDKDKKVEYRKKYNVSTQDKVLFVPRRLTKKNGVIYPALAMPRILEKHPNTHLIYAGSGEAMGEIKKIVEENKLEKNVTLLGAIPHGQIKEYYALTDIVLVPSVHSAGVEEATSISALEAMGSGSPLVACAVGGLKEIVNHEVDGLLVEEKNVEELADAVIEYLDNPLKGEEFAARARTKIEQEYSHIAAAEKYESIYKKALSK from the coding sequence ATGAAGATTCTAATTGCGACAGCCTATGACTATCCGCATGCAGGTGGTTTATCGACACATGTTACCACTTTGAAAGCCGGACTGGAATCCAGGGGACATGAAGTCGATATCCTTTCCTTCTCCAATGTTTCACCCGTTTTAAGAAAAGTGTATGCACAAGGTCCCAGCTTCCTTTTAAACAAAGTCAAAAAAGGAAAAGGAATTGTCTGGTCCCATAATGTCCGTAAAAAAATGCTTCAAGCGTTAATCGAAAAGAACAAACATAAGCAATACGACATCATCAATGCCCAGGATCCTTTCACAGCCTTGGCTGCATTTGAAACTGGAATCCCAACCGTTGCCACTGTCCACGGCTATATGACATTTGAATCGATCAGTAAAGGCTCCATGGATGAAGGCAGTGCGGAAGCAGAATATATGAAGGAAGTTGAAAGGAAGGTCTACAAAGGCGCTCGTGCCATCATCACTGTAGACCAGCGCCTGAAGGAATACGTCAAGAAAGAATCAGGAGTTGAAGCAACAGCGATCCGAAACTTCATTGACATCCACGGCTTCAAGCCGGATAAAGATAAAAAAGTGGAATACAGAAAGAAATACAATGTTTCCACTCAGGATAAAGTATTGTTTGTCCCAAGACGTTTAACGAAAAAGAACGGGGTCATCTACCCTGCTTTGGCGATGCCGCGCATCTTGGAAAAACATCCGAACACCCATTTGATCTATGCTGGAAGCGGCGAAGCGATGGGTGAAATCAAGAAAATCGTTGAAGAAAACAAGCTGGAGAAAAATGTTACTCTCCTCGGTGCCATCCCGCACGGACAAATCAAGGAATATTATGCACTCACAGATATCGTTTTAGTGCCAAGCGTCCACTCAGCCGGCGTTGAGGAAGCCACATCCATCTCGGCATTGGAAGCAATGGGATCCGGATCTCCCCTTGTCGCTTGTGCTGTTGGCGGTCTGAAAGAAATCGTCAACCATGAAGTCGACGGCTTGCTTGTAGAAGAGAAGAACGTAGAAGAACTTGCGGATGCGGTCATTGAGTATCTGGACAATCCGTTAAAAGGCGAAGAATTTGCAGCAAGAGCAAGAACGAAGATTGAACAAGAATACTCCCACATCGCAGCAGCCGAAAAATACGAGAGCATCTATAAAAAAGCTCTAAGTAAATAA
- a CDS encoding O-antigen ligase family protein, translated as MSHKKSLTYYMILLMLFIVPIFYFKTYIGPLPLSVEVITIPILVLVFIWDYINGRIKLNDLPIKWFAIAFGAFLVISIISMVKAVSYGPAVMEIARYLSYVFMFFIVAKVQFTKEQYRNFALSFGAAALLVGLFGVFQYIFNFSLNKAGLYALQEAKGRVDSTLINPNYYAGYLNIVIPSLFLFSVVYFKNKTAQLLMFVFYAIYVVNVILTYTRSAWMTMAAGFILVILIMPKTFVRNFFKPHILLAFIVMLVGVYFMPDVQSRTNSALYAMEELVFKKHSGAVSNGEHADGDNNDEPEVEQSPEDATTNKALVSRVTLWKTGWVMFKDNPILGVGMGNYYVRYKDFVTKYPELDIGYDEYSVHNSYLKVAAETGIFGILAFLMIYVVYYLRLAVLYFRQDTLGKVVAAGLFVGGATFMVQNLSNNLIFIPQLNVIFWILAGLGVAFLHQNQKQVN; from the coding sequence ATGTCTCACAAAAAGTCACTCACGTACTATATGATTTTACTCATGCTTTTCATTGTGCCTATCTTCTATTTTAAAACGTATATAGGCCCGCTTCCTCTTTCTGTAGAGGTAATTACGATACCGATATTGGTCCTGGTATTCATCTGGGATTATATAAATGGCCGCATTAAGTTGAATGATCTTCCGATAAAGTGGTTTGCTATCGCTTTCGGAGCATTCCTCGTGATCAGCATCATTTCGATGGTGAAGGCAGTCAGCTACGGTCCGGCTGTGATGGAGATTGCACGTTATCTGTCTTACGTGTTCATGTTCTTCATCGTTGCAAAAGTACAGTTCACGAAGGAGCAATACCGTAACTTTGCGCTATCATTCGGCGCTGCTGCTTTACTGGTTGGATTGTTTGGTGTCTTCCAATATATCTTTAACTTCTCATTGAACAAAGCAGGACTTTACGCTCTTCAAGAAGCAAAAGGCCGCGTCGATTCTACTTTGATCAACCCGAACTACTATGCAGGGTATTTGAATATTGTCATTCCATCTCTGTTCTTATTTTCAGTCGTCTATTTCAAGAACAAAACGGCTCAGCTCCTAATGTTCGTCTTTTATGCGATCTACGTCGTTAACGTCATTTTGACGTATACCCGTTCAGCATGGATGACAATGGCTGCCGGTTTCATTTTGGTCATCTTGATTATGCCGAAGACATTTGTTAGGAACTTTTTCAAGCCTCACATTTTGCTTGCATTTATTGTAATGCTAGTAGGTGTGTACTTTATGCCTGATGTCCAATCCCGTACAAATTCTGCTTTGTATGCGATGGAAGAGTTGGTATTCAAAAAGCATTCCGGTGCGGTTTCCAATGGAGAACACGCCGATGGCGACAATAATGATGAGCCAGAAGTGGAGCAGTCCCCTGAGGATGCCACTACGAATAAAGCCCTCGTTTCCCGCGTTACGCTTTGGAAAACAGGATGGGTAATGTTTAAAGACAATCCGATTCTTGGTGTCGGGATGGGTAACTATTACGTACGCTACAAAGATTTCGTGACCAAATATCCGGAATTGGATATTGGATATGATGAATATTCCGTGCACAACTCTTATTTGAAAGTAGCAGCTGAAACAGGAATCTTCGGAATCCTTGCATTCTTGATGATTTATGTAGTCTACTATTTGAGGCTTGCTGTCCTGTATTTCAGACAGGATACACTTGGAAAAGTGGTTGCTGCTGGGCTATTCGTTGGAGGAGCTACCTTTATGGTGCAGAACCTGTCCAACAACCTGATCTTTATTCCTCAGCTGAATGTTATCTTCTGGATCCTGGCTGGATTGGGAGTCGCGTTCCTGCACCAAAACCAAAAACAAGTAAATTAA